A window of Drosophila santomea strain STO CAGO 1482 chromosome X, Prin_Dsan_1.1, whole genome shotgun sequence genomic DNA:
ctaaCGGATTTGCCAGCGTTTTGTCGGGATCGGGAGTGGCCAACTTTACTTATTCGGAGGACCAACAGGTGGTGCGACCGTCTGAGCTGAAGCAGTTCCTGGAGACGGAACAACGCGATGTGAGCGCCAGTGAGATCAGTAACGCAGCCATTGCCTCCTTCATTCGGGACTTTGTTCAGGATGTGGAACGGGACGTCCAGGAACCGTATCTCACCATTTCCGAGTTTGTTGACTTTCTCTTCTCGAAGCAGAACGACTTGTGGAACAGCAAATACGACCAAGTGTTCATGGACATGAACTTGCCGTTGTCCTCCTACTGGATCGCATCGTCGCACAATACCTACCTGACGGGGGATCAGTTCTCTAGCGAATCCTCCTGCGAGGCCTACGCCCGCGCCCTTCGCATGGGATGCCGCTGCATCGAGCTAGACTGCTGGAATGGACCCGACAACCTGCCCTACATATTTCACGGCCACACCATCACCTCCAAGATCAAGTTCATGGACGTCATCAAGACAATAAAGGACCACGCCTTCACCAGCTCAGAGTATCCGGTGATACTGTCCATAGAGCAGAACTGCTCCCTGGAGCAGCAGCGGAATATGGCGCAGGCCTTGATCGAGGTTAGTTGACCTAATCGAATCTATTAATAACAACAATTTATATATGCCATACAAACAGGAGCTCTGCATGATTGCATTTTGATTCATTCGCTGTAATAACGAATTCTTTTATAGCTTTCTTTGTGAATGCTTTTCTTTGCCAAACACAATACATAATTGAAATAGGTTTTGTAGATTGGGACAGTTGctaatatgtatatgtatgtctATATTTAGAATACGCGTTTTATTCCTTTGAATCTAACTTTAAATATATCGGAGCAATATTTTAAGTTATTAAAGCCTATTGACCTTTACCTCCTATACCACATTACAGGTTTTCGGCGATATGCTTCTTACGCAACCTTGTGATCGGAACGAGCAGCATTTGCCATCGCCGTACCAGTTGCGTCGCAAGATAATCCTGAAGCACAAGAAGTTGCCGCAGTTTGACGACATCACCAATGGGATTTCTGGCACGGGTTCACTGGGCCATAGATCTTCGCTGGGAGGAGCGGGCGGTGGGGAGAACGATGGCGAGAATGTGCGCAAGGTGTTCAAGGAGGGATTGCTATACTTCAAGGATCCGGTCGATAAGTCCTGGAATCTGTACCAGTTCGTTCTGACCCATCAGGAGCTGATCTACTCCTCTGAAATCAACGAGTCGCGCAATGGAAACTCTGAGGATGACGACTTTGGGCTTTCTTCGTCGTGTTCCTTAAACAGCAACAtgcagcaaaagcagaaggATACCTCGGCCAACGATGAGCTGCACTTCGGCGAGAATTGGTTCCATGGAAAACTGGAAGGTGCCTTTATTGattgaatatttaatcatTTACTTTCTCTAACTATTTACTTTTTAGGTGGCAGGAAGGAGGCGGATGATTTGCTGAAGAAGTATAAACATTTTGGCGATGGAACATTTTTAGTTCGAGAATCGGCCACGTTTGTGGGTGACTATAGTCTCTCGTTTTGGCGACGAAATCGCCCGAATCACTGCCGCATTAAGTTAAAGCATGAAAATGGATCAATCAAATACTATCTAGTGGAGAATTTTGTGTTCGATTCACTGTACTCACTGATCGTTTACTACCGCAAGAATATGCTGCGTAGCTCAGAGTTTTCGATTATACTAAAGGAGCCTGTTCCGCAGCCGAAAAAGCACGAGGATCAGGAGTGGTTCCACCCAAACACCACAAAGGAGCAGGCCGAACAGGGGCTGTTTAGGCTGGAAATCGGTTCGTTTCTGGTGCGGCCATCGGTGCAGAGCATTAACGCTTTCGTCATTTCGTTTACAATCAATCGGAAGATCAAGCACTGCCGCATTATGCAGGAGGGACGTTTGTACGGCATCGATACGATGAATTTCGAGTCTCTGGTCTCGCTGATTAATTACTATACCCGAAACCCACTCTATCGCAATGTTAAGCTCAGCCATCCGGTCTCTCAGGAGCTGCTGCGTCAGGCGCTAGCGGAGGCCGCCCAGGGCGATCACAGTGGTAGCCACGACGACAACGGTGCCTCCAACTACATGGGCTCCAACTTAGAAGAGCACGTCACCTGCAAGGCACTCTACAGCTACAAGGCGAACAAGCCAGATGAGCTCTCGTTTCCCAAGCACGCCATTATAACGAATGTCCAGAGGGACAACTCGATGTGGTGGATTGGGGATTACGGTGGCATGATAAAGAAGCACCTGCCGGCAAACTACGTTAAGGTATGATGCGAatctttattttaaataatattataattgaatatttCAAAATCTAGGTTATCGATTCGACCACGGAGGACTACAACTCGTTGAACGAAGAGGGTACAGATGGACGCACCGACTCCATTGAGATTTTCGGAGCTGTTGCCTCGCTCTTCGAGTCCAACGATCCGGGCATTATCTTCAAGCTGCAGATACAAACGCCAACGATGCAGAATCCGTTTGTGATTGGCTTCGACAACCAGGAGACGGCGTACGAGTGGATAAAGGCAATCCAGGAGGCAGCCCTCATCGCCAGTCAGCTGGCATCGGAGAGAAGGAAAAAGGAGCGCACTGCCCGTGTGGCCAAGGAGATGTCCGACCTGATCATCTACTTCCGCAGTGTGCCGTTCCGCGAACACTCGTGGATATTTCAGGAAATGTCAAGTTTCCCAGAAACAAAGGCGGAAAAGCAGTTTTTCCAGCAGAACACACAACTGTTTCTCTCCTACCATCGCAATCAGATTAGCAGAGTGTACCCGAAGGGTCAGCGCTTGGACTCGTCGAACTTTAACCCCATGCCATTCTGGAATATAGGATCACAGATGATCGCACTGAACTATCAGACAGGCGATAAGGCCATGCAGCTTAATCAGGCCAAGTTCCGAAACAATGGGCAATGTGGCTATATCCTAAAGCCGTCGTTCATGAAGTCAGATAGCTTCAATCCGAACAATCCGCTGTGCGATGGCCTAAGCGAAGTGAAAGTAAGCATACGGCTGATAGCCGCACGTCATCTATTTCGGGGCGGCAAATCGAACAATCCTCAGATCGTGGTCGAAATAGTTGGCGCTAGCTATGATACAGGCGTTAAGTACCGCACCAAAGTCAACGAAAATGGTTTTAATCCGGTGTGGAATGAATCCTGCGAGTTTAACGTGCGCAACCCACAATTCGCGATTCTTCGCTTCGAAGTACAGGACGAGGATATGTTCGCCGAGACGCACTTCATCGCCCAGGCGTGCTATCCGCTGACCTGTATTCGTCAGGGCTATCGCAGCGTCATCCTGCGAAATAAGTTCAGCGAGGAGCTGGAACTATCGTCCCTGCTGATCAACATCAAGGTTGCAAATGCCACTTCCCCGTAGGAGGATTATTAATATGGATCATTAATATGCTTAGAGTGCAAACTATGATTCCAAATCTATATGTACATGTGAATAGGTGTCGTCGAGTGTTTATGAAATCAATTGCTAGAATTGAAGCAAAGCGCAGCTATTGCACAAAAGCAATTTATCGAACACTGTACATACCATTTCACTAAACTATGACCTGATTCTCCCACTCATAATAATCTTAAAACATAAGATCTGGTAGTTCATGACAATGAGTATTCAAATAGTAATTGAAAGCATAATTCGGAACTCCTGGAACTGAAATCAAGTTGTTGTAATCCCTGCAAACTCTAACGTAGAAGTTATATTTATACGTGACATTGATTCAGGACAACAAAATATTACGGATAAGGTTTAACTATCCGTCACCTCATTTAATAATAAGCAAAAGTTTTACATTAAGTTGATTCCAAAATAAGAAACAATCCGAAAACAGCTCAAAGGGAATCAACTGAATGGGCATTTGATATTCGGTTTCAGGACTTTTTTAGTCCTTTTACAACAACTGATCAGCTTTTTATAAGTATTATATTACATTCTTCTATTGAAAGTCTTAATTCAATTGAAGAAAATAGAGCACTTGTAGGCACTTAAGCATGTTGATTGGCTATCATTTGTGACCATTCTTTCCATTCTTTCTTTCTTAGCACA
This region includes:
- the LOC120455248 gene encoding 1-phosphatidylinositol 4,5-bisphosphate phosphodiesterase gamma-1, producing MSCFSAMSAPLLGEMEQTIGMLERGTIVTKLYGKQRRPDRRHLMLIRETRQLLWATVATQTPRTDYEGAIQLREIREIRVGKHSKEFRLFADDCQRFESSKCFVILHGNHFKLKSFSVVALSEIEADNWVRGLRYMVKDTLGAPYPLQIDRWLRREYYQIENVNSHSAKATEQSPAQVTIKDFKLFLAGVSCKMTTSKFMEHFTEDVRRKHDLKFDDFSRFYQKLLLPNGFASVLSGSGVANFTYSEDQQVVRPSELKQFLETEQRDVSASEISNAAIASFIRDFVQDVERDVQEPYLTISEFVDFLFSKQNDLWNSKYDQVFMDMNLPLSSYWIASSHNTYLTGDQFSSESSCEAYARALRMGCRCIELDCWNGPDNLPYIFHGHTITSKIKFMDVIKTIKDHAFTSSEYPVILSIEQNCSLEQQRNMAQALIEVFGDMLLTQPCDRNEQHLPSPYQLRRKIILKHKKLPQFDDITNGISGTGSLGHRSSLGGAGGGENDGENVRKVFKEGLLYFKDPVDKSWNLYQFVLTHQELIYSSEINESRNGNSEDDDFGLSSSCSLNSNMQQKQKDTSANDELHFGENWFHGKLEGGRKEADDLLKKYKHFGDGTFLVRESATFVGDYSLSFWRRNRPNHCRIKLKHENGSIKYYLVENFVFDSLYSLIVYYRKNMLRSSEFSIILKEPVPQPKKHEDQEWFHPNTTKEQAEQGLFRLEIGSFLVRPSVQSINAFVISFTINRKIKHCRIMQEGRLYGIDTMNFESLVSLINYYTRNPLYRNVKLSHPVSQELLRQALAEAAQGDHSGSHDDNGASNYMGSNLEEHVTCKALYSYKANKPDELSFPKHAIITNVQRDNSMWWIGDYGGMIKKHLPANYVKVIDSTTEDYNSLNEEGTDGRTDSIEIFGAVASLFESNDPGIIFKLQIQTPTMQNPFVIGFDNQETAYEWIKAIQEAALIASQLASERRKKERTARVAKEMSDLIIYFRSVPFREHSWIFQEMSSFPETKAEKQFFQQNTQLFLSYHRNQISRVYPKGQRLDSSNFNPMPFWNIGSQMIALNYQTGDKAMQLNQAKFRNNGQCGYILKPSFMKSDSFNPNNPLCDGLSEVKVSIRLIAARHLFRGGKSNNPQIVVEIVGASYDTGVKYRTKVNENGFNPVWNESCEFNVRNPQFAILRFEVQDEDMFAETHFIAQACYPLTCIRQGYRSVILRNKFSEELELSSLLINIKVANATSP